A genome region from Dickeya dadantii NCPPB 898 includes the following:
- a CDS encoding DUF2501 domain-containing protein, with protein MTLIKRVVNTVGVVALMAAASYVQAASWQDSLSSAANQLSQNGASSGNLSGLTGLLNGGTQSLSAGSMNNAAGILEYCMKQKLVAATNTENIKNQLLNKLGLTSQQEQQKQTDYMQGLTGLLNTGEGKQLNLNTLGNTPLAEKVKTKACDIVLKQGVKFIS; from the coding sequence ACATTAATCAAACGTGTAGTGAATACCGTGGGTGTGGTCGCTCTGATGGCGGCCGCGAGTTACGTTCAGGCGGCAAGCTGGCAGGATTCCCTTTCCAGCGCGGCCAACCAGTTAAGCCAGAACGGTGCGTCATCTGGCAACCTGAGCGGGCTGACCGGCTTGCTGAATGGCGGAACTCAATCGCTGAGCGCCGGCAGCATGAACAATGCGGCAGGTATTCTGGAATACTGTATGAAACAGAAGCTGGTTGCGGCGACAAATACCGAAAATATCAAAAACCAGTTGCTGAATAAACTGGGCCTGACCTCTCAACAGGAGCAGCAGAAACAGACCGATTATATGCAAGGGTTGACCGGTCTGTTGAATACGGGAGAGGGGAAACAGCTAAACCTGAATACGTTGGGCAATACGCCGCTGGCGGAAAAAGTCAAAACCAAGGCGTGCGACATCGTATTAAAGCAAGGCGTGAAATTTATTTCCTGA